One stretch of Castor canadensis chromosome 14, mCasCan1.hap1v2, whole genome shotgun sequence DNA includes these proteins:
- the LOC141416112 gene encoding olfactory receptor 7C2-like produces MEKRNQTGPRNVILLGLTEDSDLQSLLFGLFLSMYLVTVLGNLLIILTIISDPHLHTPMYFFLSNLSLADIGFTSTTVPKSLLNIYTQNKFITYAGCITQIFFFIVFGCLDNLLLTVMAYDRFVAICHPLHYVVIMKPHLCGMLALGSWLVSVMGSLPETLTILRLSFCTIMEIPHFFCDLPEVLKLACSDTLINNIVVYSMTFVLAVFPFTGILFSYAQIFSSILRISSAGGKYKAFSTCGSHLLVVSLFYGTGLGVYLSSAATMSSKMSLIASVMYTMVTPMLNPFIYTLRNRDMKVALRRLLENIGSVSEGAMAGPS; encoded by the coding sequence atggaaaaaagaaaccaaacaggTCCTAGGAACGTTATCCTCTTGGGACTGACAGAGGATTCTGACCTGCAGTCTCTCCTCTTTGGActgttcctgtccatgtacctggTCACTGTGCTTGGGAATCTGCTCATCATCCTGACAATCATCTCAGACccccacctgcacacacccatgtacttctttctctccaaCCTGTCCTTGGCTGACATCGGTTTCACCTCCACCACTGTGCCAAAGTCACTGCTGAATATATACACCCAGAATAAGTTTATCACCTATGCAGGCTGTAtcacccaaatattttttttcattgtgtttggGTGCCTGGACAATTTACTCCTAACAGTGATGGCTTATGACcgctttgtggccatctgtcaccctcTGCACTATGTGGTTATAATGAAACCCCACCTCTGTGGGATGCTGGCTCTGGGGTCCTGGTTGGTCAGTGTCATGGGCTCCTTGCCTGAAACCTTGACCATTCTCAGGCTGTCTTTTTGTACAATTATGGAAATCCCACACTTTTTTTGTGACCTTCCTGAAGTCCTGAAGCTTGCCTGCTCTGACACTCTCATCAATAACATTGTGGTGTATTCCATGACCTTTGTTCTGGCTGTTTTCCCTTTTACTGGGATTCTTTTCTCCTATGCTCAGATTTTCTCCTCCATCTTGAGAATTTCATCAGCAGGTGGCAAATACAAAGCCTTTTCCACCTGTGGATCTCACCTCTTGGTGGTTTCCTTGTTCTATGGCACTGGCCTTGGGGTCTACCTCAGTTCTGCAGCCACAATGTCCTCTAAGATGAGTCTGATAGCCTCTGTCATGTACACCATGGTCACTCCCATGCTCAATCCCTTCATCTACACCCTCAGGAACAGGGACATGAAGGTGGCCCTCAGGAGACTCCTGGAAAACATAGGATCTGTCAGTGAAGGGGCCATGGCAGGACCCTCATGA